The following are encoded together in the Falsibacillus albus genome:
- a CDS encoding helix-turn-helix domain-containing protein has translation MKPKEEIIGEKIKLFRKKIGLTQKELAAGIISQAQMSNIEKGEVIPLSTTLYEISNRLGVDVNLFYEFAYNDQYQYLSEVKTRIRKAIRKRDYKKVSFIVKEVLDNPSFSNPKEQKFLLWHKGVSDYYLTKNLEDSLITLDKALHLNKKNEIVAIVDIEILNSIGILYNETQQYEKSVKMYNQAFSKFNSLLEPADFKVWVRMCYGTAKSLNKLNEHKKSINYCHDGIAVCIKEESLYLLGELHYETGQNLKSLGQVKEAYNSFNKAVNIFEIENRFSYLEATKKKIRELY, from the coding sequence TTGAAACCAAAAGAAGAAATAATAGGCGAAAAGATTAAACTCTTTAGAAAAAAAATTGGGCTTACTCAAAAAGAACTAGCTGCAGGAATTATTTCGCAGGCTCAAATGAGTAATATCGAAAAAGGAGAGGTAATTCCGTTATCTACAACATTGTACGAAATTTCCAACAGATTAGGTGTGGATGTAAATCTTTTTTACGAGTTTGCTTATAATGACCAGTATCAATATTTATCAGAAGTGAAAACTCGCATTAGGAAAGCTATTCGAAAGCGTGATTATAAGAAAGTCTCTTTTATTGTAAAGGAAGTCCTTGATAATCCATCTTTTAGTAATCCAAAGGAACAAAAATTTTTACTATGGCACAAAGGAGTTTCGGATTATTATCTTACAAAAAATCTTGAAGATTCATTGATTACTCTTGATAAAGCTCTTCATTTAAATAAAAAAAATGAAATTGTAGCAATTGTTGACATTGAAATCTTAAATAGTATTGGAATTTTATATAATGAAACACAACAATATGAAAAATCAGTAAAAATGTATAATCAAGCTTTTAGTAAATTTAATTCTTTGCTCGAACCTGCAGATTTTAAAGTCTGGGTAAGAATGTGCTATGGAACGGCAAAGTCTTTAAATAAATTGAATGAACATAAAAAATCTATAAATTATTGTCATGATGGTATAGCGGTATGCATCAAAGAAGAATCTTTGTATTTATTAGGGGAACTCCATTATGAAACCGGTCAAAACTTGAAAAGTCTTGGTCAAGTTAAAGAGGCTTACAATTCCTTTAATAAAGCTGTGAATATATTTGAAATTGAAAATAGGTTTAGTTATTTAGAAGCAACGAAAAAGAAAATTAGAGAACTATATTAA
- a CDS encoding disulfide oxidoreductase, which yields MKNKVNILFVIWVISFFATAGSLFFSEVAGYIPCELCWYQRILMYPMAILGIVAIIRKQSFFTHYAFTLSIIGSLISLFHYGLQKGVFPHSGTMCNQVSCAGQYINWFGFITIPFLALTSFLVISIISFINIRRGIQ from the coding sequence ATGAAAAATAAGGTAAATATTCTCTTTGTAATTTGGGTGATTTCCTTTTTTGCTACAGCGGGCAGCCTCTTTTTCTCTGAAGTAGCTGGATATATTCCTTGTGAATTATGTTGGTATCAAAGAATTTTAATGTACCCGATGGCTATCCTAGGAATCGTAGCCATTATTAGAAAACAGTCCTTTTTTACACATTATGCTTTTACTTTATCTATTATTGGTTCGCTGATTTCCTTATTTCATTATGGCCTACAAAAAGGGGTGTTCCCTCATTCAGGGACCATGTGTAACCAAGTATCCTGCGCAGGACAATATATAAACTGGTTTGGTTTTATTACTATTCCATTTTTAGCATTAACAAGCTTTTTAGTCATCTCCATTATTTCGTTCATAAATATCAGGAGGGGAATACAATGA
- a CDS encoding DEAD/DEAH box helicase, producing MDIKLSIKTIKEMCGEVSFKRGEAFYRANKVTINEYTNDFCEATVAGTEDFHVSVKKEANSGFAATCSCPSLASFDRDCQHIAAVLLAIYYLQKKSPISAEIAHGRDHNADDHLAQGLLTLFDDKQKRTSGEQLHFEDRQILEVGFTCQLQTAEKLIGIGMNMEGFPIKDIRELLRSVQTLEPMRISETFTYNPSRHCFKNIDNEIIQQLISALEDEKARNEHTRYKESLLTLSPSYWEELLPLLEQAQTSLVYAGEQFDPLEISPETHSLRFEFSKGNGKSYKLHVYGLTRLIVLKSYNTALYEGKVYQLKVDDCQRLSYLAKLTAQAGTNAIPISQEQVGFFMEKVIPGLKKFGRVDIAPDIAEQLKKTPLMAKLYLDRVNNRLLAGLEFHYENLVINPLENRELPTKSLIIRDVEKEDEILSLMDEFFGKTDGGYFLHNEEIEYEFLTYIVPKLQKMAQIYATTAVRNRIFRGNAKPRIRVKAQKDRINWLEFKFEMDGFAENDVRELLQALEEKRKYYRLPNGSLFSLETKEIQELNRFLSTVPEQIQDLSDGIEFPLSRGLQLLDTADESEIFNFEESFRDFLKTIRNPGILELPVPDSLSAILRDYQIKGFNWMKTLAYYGFGGILADDMGLGKTIQGIAFLLSELGGIRAGKKPALIVCPSSLTYNWLSELTHFAPEIETIVIDGAKQERVKLQRDLSNVDVVITSYPLLRSDVKWYEKQSFHTVFFDEAQAFKNPGTQTARAVKQLKADYRFALTGTPIENSSEELWSIFHVVFPELFQGLKNYSNLSRKSIAKRIGPFLLRRLKEDVLAELPEKVESADSVELLPEQKKLYTAYLAKLRHDTLKHLDRDTLRKNKIKILAGLTRLRQICCHPALFVDGYTGTSGKFLHLMQIIDESKHAGRRVLIFSQFTKMLGLIGRELNGQGQDYFYLDGQTPSADRVERCNRFNAGERDLFLISMKAGGTGLNLTGADTVILYDTWWNPAVEEQAADRAHRMGQTNAVQVIKLVARGTIEEKMNELQDKKRDMIQEIIEQDGSFSSLTEDDIREILMV from the coding sequence GTGGATATCAAACTATCGATCAAGACCATCAAAGAAATGTGCGGCGAAGTCTCCTTCAAACGGGGTGAAGCCTTTTACCGCGCTAATAAAGTGACGATCAATGAATATACCAACGACTTTTGTGAAGCGACCGTTGCCGGGACGGAAGATTTTCATGTGTCAGTTAAAAAAGAGGCAAACAGTGGATTCGCAGCGACATGCAGCTGCCCTTCGCTAGCTTCGTTTGACCGTGACTGCCAGCATATCGCAGCAGTCCTTTTAGCGATATATTATCTCCAGAAAAAGAGTCCAATTTCTGCTGAAATCGCACACGGCAGAGATCACAATGCCGATGATCATCTTGCGCAAGGCTTGCTGACACTCTTTGATGACAAGCAGAAACGAACGAGCGGCGAGCAGCTCCACTTCGAGGATAGACAGATTCTTGAGGTTGGCTTCACATGCCAGCTCCAAACTGCGGAAAAGTTGATCGGGATCGGAATGAATATGGAAGGGTTCCCCATCAAAGATATACGAGAGCTTTTACGGAGCGTACAAACGTTAGAACCCATGCGAATTTCGGAAACATTCACATATAATCCGTCCCGTCATTGTTTTAAAAATATTGATAATGAAATTATTCAGCAGCTCATTTCAGCGCTGGAAGACGAAAAAGCCCGTAATGAGCATACTAGGTATAAAGAATCCCTGCTCACGCTCTCCCCTTCTTACTGGGAAGAGCTGCTGCCGCTTTTAGAACAAGCCCAAACTTCACTCGTATATGCCGGAGAACAGTTTGATCCACTGGAAATTTCCCCAGAGACGCATTCTTTACGGTTCGAATTCTCCAAGGGAAACGGCAAAAGCTATAAGCTTCATGTATACGGACTAACACGTTTGATCGTCTTGAAATCCTACAATACAGCGCTTTACGAAGGAAAGGTCTATCAGCTGAAAGTCGATGATTGCCAAAGGCTTTCATACCTTGCAAAATTGACCGCACAAGCTGGAACAAATGCGATTCCAATCTCCCAAGAGCAAGTCGGATTCTTCATGGAAAAGGTCATCCCGGGACTGAAGAAATTCGGCCGGGTCGATATTGCGCCTGACATTGCCGAACAGCTAAAGAAGACACCCTTGATGGCGAAGCTGTATTTGGACCGGGTGAACAACAGGCTCCTCGCCGGGCTGGAGTTTCATTATGAGAACCTCGTCATCAATCCGCTCGAAAATCGGGAACTCCCGACCAAGTCGCTGATCATCCGCGATGTGGAAAAAGAAGATGAAATCCTCAGCCTGATGGATGAATTCTTCGGGAAGACGGACGGCGGCTACTTTCTTCATAATGAAGAAATCGAGTATGAATTTTTGACGTATATCGTCCCGAAACTGCAAAAAATGGCGCAGATTTATGCGACCACAGCAGTACGGAATCGAATTTTCAGGGGGAATGCCAAGCCTCGGATCCGGGTGAAGGCACAAAAGGATCGGATCAACTGGCTGGAGTTCAAATTCGAGATGGATGGCTTCGCAGAGAATGACGTACGCGAACTGCTCCAGGCATTGGAGGAAAAACGGAAATATTACCGCCTCCCCAACGGCTCTCTTTTCTCCCTTGAAACAAAGGAAATTCAGGAGCTTAACCGTTTCTTAAGCACCGTTCCTGAACAGATACAAGACCTAAGTGATGGCATAGAATTTCCGCTTTCCCGTGGCTTGCAGCTGCTTGATACGGCCGACGAATCAGAGATTTTCAATTTTGAAGAATCGTTCCGTGATTTTCTAAAAACGATAAGAAACCCTGGGATCTTGGAGTTACCGGTTCCGGATAGCTTATCCGCGATTCTCAGGGACTATCAAATCAAAGGTTTCAACTGGATGAAGACGCTCGCTTACTACGGTTTCGGGGGAATATTGGCCGACGACATGGGGCTTGGGAAAACGATTCAGGGCATTGCCTTTCTTTTATCAGAACTTGGCGGCATCCGTGCAGGAAAGAAACCTGCCCTGATCGTCTGCCCATCTTCGCTGACATACAACTGGCTGAGCGAACTCACCCACTTCGCCCCTGAAATCGAAACGATTGTTATCGACGGAGCGAAGCAAGAAAGGGTGAAGCTGCAGCGGGACCTATCCAACGTCGATGTCGTCATTACATCCTATCCTTTGCTTCGAAGCGACGTGAAGTGGTATGAAAAGCAGTCGTTCCATACCGTTTTCTTCGATGAAGCACAGGCATTCAAAAATCCGGGGACGCAGACGGCTCGCGCTGTGAAACAGCTCAAGGCCGACTACCGCTTCGCCCTCACTGGAACGCCGATCGAAAACTCTTCAGAAGAGCTATGGTCCATTTTCCATGTCGTATTCCCAGAACTATTCCAGGGATTGAAGAATTACAGCAACCTTTCCAGAAAGTCGATTGCCAAGCGGATCGGGCCATTTTTGCTGCGAAGGCTGAAAGAGGACGTCCTTGCAGAGTTGCCTGAAAAGGTGGAATCGGCTGACTCTGTGGAACTGCTGCCCGAGCAGAAGAAGCTCTACACCGCTTACTTGGCGAAGCTGCGCCATGATACGCTGAAGCACCTGGACCGGGACACGCTCCGAAAAAACAAGATCAAGATCCTCGCTGGATTGACGAGGCTGCGACAGATTTGCTGCCACCCCGCCCTCTTTGTCGATGGGTACACCGGTACATCCGGTAAGTTCTTGCACTTGATGCAAATCATCGATGAATCCAAGCATGCTGGCCGCAGGGTATTGATTTTCTCACAATTTACGAAAATGCTTGGCTTGATCGGAAGAGAGCTGAACGGACAAGGACAAGACTATTTCTACTTGGATGGCCAGACACCTTCTGCCGATAGGGTGGAGAGGTGCAATCGCTTCAATGCCGGCGAACGGGATCTCTTCCTCATTTCCATGAAAGCCGGTGGAACAGGGCTAAACTTGACAGGCGCCGACACCGTCATCCTGTACGATACGTGGTGGAACCCAGCTGTCGAGGAGCAGGCAGCGGACCGTGCCCACAGAATGGGACAAACAAATGCGGTGCAGGTCATCAAGTTGGTGGCCCGGGGAACCATCGAAGAAAAAATGAATGAACTGCAGGATAAAAAACGGGATATGATCCAGGAAATCATCGAGCAGGATGGTTCATTTTCATCGCTGACCGAAGATGATATCCGGGAGATTTTGATGGTATAA
- a CDS encoding S8 family peptidase gives MKKKSLIITVLLLVAFSVAFFIGTKYSHGEQSIKLISGNNYFPYKGKTPDIGIIDTGIQTTHQYLEESNIDQYYLDDLSKTSQQMHGTMVAGILARQNKGTGTLPNAHIISIQAGTDMGMTSKQLASAIYLAVKKGVKVLNISMGTTKNEPILEESVSNAIHHGVIIVASNGNKASEKKYYPASYSGVINVGAIAGNSKVINPSDIGKVDIFAPGNDIKTIMPNRKELIKFDGNSAATPLVASAAALIINENPNLDPEEVKKIIIQTAKINKEDNQSIPVLDVSKAIKRAKEEKKNEK, from the coding sequence ATGAAAAAAAAATCCCTTATTATAACGGTTTTATTACTCGTAGCTTTCTCTGTGGCATTTTTCATAGGCACTAAATATTCTCATGGTGAACAATCTATTAAATTAATTTCAGGTAATAATTATTTTCCTTATAAAGGGAAAACTCCTGACATCGGAATAATTGATACTGGTATTCAAACCACCCATCAGTACTTAGAAGAATCAAATATTGACCAATATTACTTAGATGATCTTTCTAAAACCTCACAACAAATGCACGGAACAATGGTTGCCGGTATTTTGGCTAGACAAAATAAAGGTACTGGAACTTTACCAAATGCCCATATTATTTCTATCCAAGCGGGTACAGATATGGGAATGACATCAAAACAATTAGCTTCAGCTATATATTTAGCAGTAAAAAAGGGCGTTAAAGTATTGAACATTAGTATGGGAACTACAAAAAATGAACCTATACTTGAAGAGTCAGTATCTAATGCCATCCATCACGGGGTCATCATCGTAGCTTCTAACGGAAATAAAGCTAGTGAAAAAAAGTACTATCCCGCTTCATATAGTGGGGTCATCAACGTTGGAGCAATTGCAGGCAATAGCAAAGTAATTAATCCTTCTGATATTGGAAAAGTAGATATCTTTGCACCAGGTAATGATATTAAGACAATCATGCCAAATAGAAAAGAATTAATAAAATTTGATGGAAACTCAGCTGCAACTCCACTTGTTGCCAGTGCAGCAGCATTGATAATTAATGAAAATCCTAATTTAGACCCTGAAGAAGTTAAAAAAATTATCATTCAAACAGCCAAAATTAATAAGGAAGATAACCAATCGATACCCGTACTTGATGTGAGTAAAGCAATAAAAAGAGCAAAAGAGGAAAAAAAGAATGAAAAATAA
- a CDS encoding helix-turn-helix transcriptional regulator: protein MELNMSQELLAQKAGTSRQTIISMEKGKYCPSLPLAMKIAKIFNRQIEDIFVFSEEEKNE from the coding sequence ATGGAGTTAAATATGTCACAAGAATTATTAGCTCAAAAAGCAGGAACGAGCAGGCAAACCATAATTTCAATGGAAAAAGGGAAATATTGCCCATCTTTGCCATTAGCAATGAAGATTGCCAAAATATTTAATCGACAGATTGAAGACATCTTTGTCTTCAGTGAGGAGGAAAAAAATGAATAA
- a CDS encoding PTS lactose/cellobiose transporter subunit IIA has translation MLSMEENSFRIILKGGNGKSFAMEAIGEAKMGRFTEARELLDQAASELIEAHHIQSELIRQEVNGNEQPLSLLLIHAQDHLMNAMTVKDLASEMVEMYERFQAKGAME, from the coding sequence ATGCTATCGATGGAGGAAAACTCGTTCAGGATCATTCTAAAGGGCGGCAACGGAAAAAGCTTTGCCATGGAGGCCATAGGTGAAGCGAAGATGGGAAGGTTTACGGAAGCAAGGGAGCTGCTTGACCAGGCGGCATCCGAGTTGATAGAGGCTCACCATATCCAAAGCGAATTGATTCGCCAGGAAGTGAATGGAAATGAGCAGCCATTATCCCTGCTTTTGATCCACGCCCAGGATCATCTTATGAATGCGATGACGGTTAAAGATTTGGCAAGTGAGATGGTCGAGATGTACGAAAGGTTCCAGGCGAAGGGGGCGATGGAATGA
- a CDS encoding sigma 54-interacting transcriptional regulator produces MNRQTRIFQAIKEMGADTGATASQIARNLQLDRANVSHDLNNLYKEGKLKKSKGRPIYFSLEENGDKDHILSKIDTFTQKNPSLHVAIEQGKAAILYPPKGLHTIIMGETGAGKSMFARMMHSFGLESGRFSNDFVSFNCADYSNNAQLLLSHLFGVKKGAYTGAVDQEGLIEKADQGILFLDEVHRLPPEGQEMFFKFLDDGTFRKLGEADQERSAKVMIICATSENAQSSLLQTFIRRIPMVITIPPLRERSEKERYEMIKDFFKEEAIQLGKEIFVSANTLYSFLYYPCPNNVGQLKNDIQLACARAYADFITEKKERIQINSTDLNAYVREGLAYRDNKPAIQLNHRYYIFSKQAEDAPMIEDPFEQTQNIYDLIERKHHELTDKGLPKNEINTLMDHEIEQSFTQYINSVKQKLDTADLLKVIDVKFIKLSEKIIQYAEERLQKRFDNKITLGLALHIHTSIERLKLGKEIMNPKLNSLRTFYKQEFWVALESLRLIEEDLKVNLPIDEAGYLTMFFKSEHMGLPEESREKVPVIVMMHGNSTASSMADTVNQLLNENYARSIDMPLHMSTAAAYESLKKMALKIKTKSGLLLLVDMGSLVSFGEKLQEDLGVPVRTIDAVSTPHVLEIVRKAVLGYSLDELYGELMTADYQVAKNPVNHDQPAKLAIVTACLTGHGSAKTIKNALKKYLSYDKNNFEFISINISERTEAARLIHTLSKEKRIVCIVSHFHLTDQYPQFSIEDVVRLKGIKEIQTLVDQEQIYLSMEETLHHHLEKLDARKIVPDIRRFLETVQEHLNTTINKNDLIGIVLHISCMLDRLNLDENPVSYSEKATYIENNKQMFNTLKEILIPLEKKYALTVPDDEICYIMNFFEWALEENQGAKG; encoded by the coding sequence ATGAACAGACAAACGCGAATCTTTCAAGCGATCAAGGAAATGGGAGCGGATACCGGGGCAACAGCAAGTCAAATTGCAAGGAACCTGCAGCTTGATCGGGCAAATGTGAGCCATGATTTAAATAATCTGTATAAGGAAGGGAAATTGAAAAAGAGCAAGGGCCGACCGATTTATTTCAGCTTGGAAGAAAACGGGGACAAGGACCATATTTTATCCAAGATCGATACATTCACACAAAAGAACCCGAGCCTGCATGTGGCAATCGAGCAAGGGAAGGCAGCGATTTTATATCCTCCGAAAGGGTTGCATACCATTATCATGGGAGAAACAGGGGCAGGGAAATCGATGTTTGCCAGGATGATGCATTCTTTCGGGCTGGAATCAGGAAGATTCTCCAATGATTTCGTTTCCTTTAACTGTGCCGATTACTCGAATAACGCCCAATTGCTGCTCAGCCATTTGTTTGGGGTGAAAAAAGGCGCCTACACGGGAGCTGTCGATCAGGAAGGATTAATCGAAAAGGCGGATCAAGGAATACTTTTCTTGGACGAGGTCCATCGCCTTCCTCCAGAAGGACAGGAGATGTTTTTCAAGTTCCTGGACGATGGGACTTTTAGAAAATTGGGAGAAGCCGATCAAGAAAGGTCGGCAAAAGTGATGATCATTTGCGCGACCTCCGAAAACGCACAGTCGTCCTTGCTGCAAACGTTCATCAGGCGGATTCCCATGGTCATCACCATCCCTCCGCTAAGGGAGAGATCGGAAAAAGAACGATATGAAATGATCAAGGACTTCTTCAAAGAAGAAGCGATCCAGCTTGGGAAGGAAATCTTTGTATCCGCGAATACCCTATATTCTTTCTTATACTACCCTTGTCCAAACAACGTGGGACAGTTGAAAAATGATATCCAGCTCGCCTGTGCGAGAGCCTATGCCGATTTTATCACCGAGAAAAAAGAAAGAATCCAAATCAACAGCACCGATCTCAATGCTTATGTAAGGGAAGGACTTGCCTATAGGGATAATAAGCCGGCTATCCAATTGAATCACCGCTACTACATATTCAGCAAGCAAGCAGAAGACGCCCCTATGATCGAAGACCCTTTTGAACAAACTCAAAATATCTACGATTTAATCGAAAGAAAGCATCACGAACTAACTGACAAAGGTCTACCTAAAAATGAGATTAATACATTGATGGACCACGAAATCGAACAATCCTTCACTCAATATATAAATTCCGTCAAACAAAAACTGGATACAGCAGACCTGCTCAAGGTCATTGACGTGAAATTCATCAAGCTAAGCGAAAAGATCATCCAATATGCCGAGGAACGCCTTCAAAAAAGATTCGATAATAAAATCACACTGGGGTTGGCTCTCCATATCCATACTTCCATTGAGCGATTGAAACTAGGAAAAGAAATCATGAACCCGAAGCTGAACTCCTTAAGAACTTTTTATAAACAAGAATTCTGGGTCGCCCTGGAAAGCTTGCGGTTGATCGAAGAAGACTTGAAAGTCAATTTGCCGATAGACGAAGCGGGCTATTTAACGATGTTTTTCAAATCGGAGCACATGGGGCTTCCGGAAGAATCCCGTGAAAAAGTTCCTGTCATCGTGATGATGCATGGAAACAGTACAGCCTCCTCCATGGCCGATACCGTCAATCAATTGTTGAATGAAAACTATGCAAGATCGATCGATATGCCGCTTCATATGAGCACGGCTGCCGCTTATGAATCACTGAAAAAAATGGCTCTTAAGATAAAAACAAAATCCGGATTGCTCCTGCTTGTCGATATGGGATCGCTCGTATCGTTCGGGGAAAAACTGCAAGAAGATTTAGGTGTGCCTGTCAGAACAATCGATGCGGTCAGTACACCACATGTGTTGGAAATCGTGCGAAAAGCCGTGCTCGGATATTCATTGGACGAATTATATGGAGAGCTCATGACAGCAGACTATCAAGTGGCCAAAAATCCGGTGAATCATGACCAGCCTGCCAAACTCGCCATTGTGACGGCCTGCCTTACCGGCCATGGAAGTGCGAAAACCATCAAGAACGCCCTGAAGAAGTACTTATCCTATGACAAAAACAACTTCGAGTTCATCTCCATCAACATTTCGGAGAGAACCGAAGCAGCAAGACTCATCCACACATTGTCGAAGGAGAAAAGAATCGTCTGCATCGTCAGCCATTTTCACCTGACAGATCAATACCCTCAGTTTTCGATAGAGGATGTCGTAAGGTTAAAAGGAATAAAAGAAATCCAAACACTCGTGGACCAAGAGCAAATCTACCTCTCCATGGAAGAGACGCTCCATCACCACTTGGAAAAACTCGATGCTAGAAAAATCGTACCCGATATCCGCCGATTTCTTGAAACCGTACAAGAACACCTGAACACTACGATCAACAAAAATGATTTAATCGGCATCGTCCTTCACATCAGCTGCATGCTGGACCGACTCAACTTAGATGAAAACCCAGTTTCCTATTCCGAAAAAGCCACATACATCGAAAACAACAAGCAAATGTTCAACACCCTGAAAGAGATCCTCATTCCTCTAGAAAAAAAATACGCCTTAACCGTCCCCGACGACGAAATATGCTACATCATGAACTTTTTCGAATGGGCATTGGAAGAAAATCAGGGAGCCAAAGGGTGA
- the celB gene encoding PTS cellobiose transporter subunit IIC produces MNKLQNFLDVKLMPIAGRISEQRHLQAIRDGIILALPLLIIGSFFLIIGFLPINGYNDFMAGIFGPSWLDKLLYPVGATFDLLALFVSFGVAYRLAEKYKVDPVSAGVISVSAFMLATPFHVSFTPEGAGKAVEVGGAIPQALMGSQGMFVAIILAILSTEIFRKIIQKNVVIKMPDGVPPAVARSFTALVPALAVIITVWVLRLLIELTPFESIHAIVKDLLATPLSYLGGSLWGTLIAVFLMMLLWSMGLHGDAIVGSVMAPIWLQLMDENRKVFQANPNAELPHVVTQQFIDLWLNIGGTGVTLALVLLMLIRARSKQMKQLGKLAFGASLFNISEPVVFGTPIVMNPTLLIPFILAPLVSVVITYFAMDWGWVAKPNGVLVPWTSPVLVSGYLATGGKISGMVLQAVNVVVAMLIYYPFFRAWDKKKMEEELSSEKTAEPAVKTNTLDI; encoded by the coding sequence GTGAATAAACTGCAAAATTTCCTCGATGTAAAATTGATGCCGATTGCCGGGAGGATTTCGGAACAGCGCCACCTGCAAGCCATTCGGGACGGAATCATTTTAGCCCTGCCCTTATTGATCATCGGTTCTTTTTTCTTGATCATCGGATTCCTGCCGATCAATGGCTACAACGATTTCATGGCAGGTATTTTTGGACCAAGTTGGCTCGATAAGCTCCTTTATCCAGTAGGGGCAACGTTTGATTTACTGGCCCTGTTTGTGAGTTTTGGCGTAGCCTACCGTTTGGCTGAAAAATATAAGGTCGACCCGGTTTCTGCAGGCGTGATTTCCGTTTCGGCCTTCATGCTGGCAACTCCTTTTCATGTTTCTTTTACCCCGGAAGGAGCTGGCAAAGCTGTTGAGGTCGGCGGGGCGATTCCGCAAGCATTGATGGGGAGTCAAGGGATGTTCGTAGCCATTATCTTAGCTATTTTATCAACCGAAATTTTCAGGAAGATCATTCAAAAGAACGTTGTCATCAAAATGCCGGATGGTGTTCCGCCCGCTGTGGCCCGGTCCTTTACTGCGTTGGTCCCTGCACTGGCTGTCATCATCACGGTATGGGTCTTAAGGCTGCTCATCGAACTGACGCCGTTTGAAAGCATCCACGCCATCGTCAAAGATCTACTGGCCACACCGTTGTCTTATTTGGGAGGAAGTCTCTGGGGCACGCTGATCGCCGTCTTTTTGATGATGCTCCTCTGGTCGATGGGGCTGCATGGCGATGCGATCGTCGGCTCGGTCATGGCCCCAATCTGGCTTCAATTGATGGACGAGAACCGAAAAGTATTCCAGGCGAATCCCAATGCAGAATTGCCTCATGTCGTCACACAGCAATTCATCGACCTGTGGCTGAATATCGGCGGGACCGGGGTGACCTTGGCGCTTGTCCTGCTCATGCTGATCCGGGCTAGGAGCAAGCAGATGAAACAGCTCGGGAAGCTTGCCTTCGGGGCAAGTTTGTTCAATATCAGTGAACCGGTTGTCTTTGGCACACCGATCGTCATGAATCCGACGTTGTTGATTCCATTCATTCTCGCGCCGCTCGTCTCGGTTGTCATCACGTATTTTGCGATGGATTGGGGCTGGGTCGCCAAACCGAATGGCGTGTTGGTCCCGTGGACTTCACCAGTTCTGGTCAGCGGTTATTTAGCAACAGGCGGAAAGATTTCCGGAATGGTCCTGCAAGCCGTGAATGTCGTTGTTGCCATGTTGATTTATTATCCATTTTTCAGGGCATGGGATAAGAAAAAGATGGAAGAGGAGCTGAGTTCTGAAAAAACTGCTGAGCCGGCTGTCAAGACCAATACACTGGACATCTAG
- a CDS encoding thioredoxin family protein: MKKILLIFFSTALLFGFGSFYFNGQTKGSDIYGKKNLHPETVKQLNDPNYQNIIQPKKLLQQLKRSNEDTFVYFYSSSCKYCKETTPIMVSVSRKLNITVYKYNLLEFEDGWGKYNIVGTPTLVKFRGDKEIKRIEGLQDKDEFKKFFSK, from the coding sequence ATGAAAAAAATATTACTGATATTTTTTAGTACAGCACTCCTATTTGGGTTTGGATCTTTCTATTTCAACGGACAAACAAAAGGATCTGATATATATGGAAAAAAGAATCTTCATCCCGAAACAGTAAAACAATTAAATGATCCCAATTATCAAAACATTATTCAACCGAAAAAATTATTGCAACAGCTGAAACGCAGTAATGAGGATACATTTGTTTACTTTTATAGTTCCTCCTGTAAATACTGCAAGGAAACTACACCAATTATGGTTTCCGTTTCAAGAAAATTAAATATAACCGTTTATAAATATAACTTATTAGAATTTGAAGATGGATGGGGAAAATATAATATTGTCGGCACCCCGACCTTAGTAAAATTCAGAGGAGACAAAGAAATAAAGAGAATAGAAGGATTACAGGATAAAGATGAGTTTAAGAAGTTCTTTTCAAAATAA
- a CDS encoding PTS sugar transporter subunit IIB, with product MRNILLVCAAGMSTSLLVQKMEKEAASMGHEGKIWAVSVDEINAHIDSADIVLVGPQIRYKLPKLKELGNEKGIPVEMINPSDYGMMNARNILEASFKILDGKGA from the coding sequence ATGAGGAATATCTTATTAGTCTGTGCAGCGGGGATGTCCACCAGTTTACTCGTTCAAAAAATGGAGAAAGAAGCGGCAAGCATGGGGCATGAGGGGAAAATATGGGCGGTGTCTGTGGATGAAATCAATGCGCATATCGATTCTGCCGATATTGTTTTGGTCGGGCCGCAAATCAGGTACAAGCTTCCTAAACTAAAAGAGCTCGGCAATGAAAAAGGCATCCCGGTGGAAATGATCAATCCGAGTGATTACGGGATGATGAACGCAAGGAATATTCTTGAAGCTTCTTTCAAAATCCTTGATGGAAAGGGTGCTTAA